The following coding sequences lie in one Lolium perenne isolate Kyuss_39 chromosome 2, Kyuss_2.0, whole genome shotgun sequence genomic window:
- the LOC127329474 gene encoding protein TIC 55, chloroplastic-like, which produces MAFTTTMPAHVPISHDRTDWTAKREDAQPLAFDVAERTARGFAGHWFKAPCVLRFEAPCVLTNTLEYTDKDGKEQCFSAHFLCRPAGQGKSMLVVRFGSTATSPLLKVMPKWYMHQNAGKVFEQDMGFLSSQNEVLMREKVPTKELYLNLRSSDTWVAEYRRWMDRAGHGMPYYFGHSTLKAPALPAVVEQAPGGGGAVAGISASFPAKSGSYNDSLSADVCPYYCSYSGYHDELLWAASWLHRASNNATYMVAVKRRSTRTSTRL; this is translated from the coding sequence ATGGCCTTCACGACGACGATGCCGGCGCACGTGCCCATCTCGCACGACCGCACCGACTGGACGGCCAAGCGGGAGGACGCGCAGCCGCTGGCGTTCGACGTCGCCGAGCGCACCGCGCGCGGCTTCGCGGGCCACTGGTTCAAGGCGCCCTGCGTGCTCCGGTTCGAGGCACCCTGCGTGCTCACCAACACGCTCGAGTACACGGACAAGGACGGCAAGGAGCAGTGCTTCTCGGCGCACTTCCTGTGCCGGCCGGCAGGGCAGGGTAAGTCGATGCTGGTTGTGCGGTTTGGGTCCACGGCCACCTCGCCGCTGCTGAAGGTGATGCCCAAGTGGTACATGCACCAGAACGCGGGCAAGGTGTTCGAGCAGGACATGGGGTTCCTGTCGTCGCAGAACGAGGTGCTCATGAGGGAGAAGGTGCCCACCAAGGAGCTGTACCTCAACCTCCGGTCGTCCGACACCTGGGTGGCGGAGTACCGCCGGTGGATGGACAGGGCGGGGCACGGCATGCCCTACTACTTCGGCCACAGCACGCTCAAGGCGCCGGCGTTGCCGGCCGTCGTGGAGCAggcgccggggggggggggggccgtgGCGGGGATCTCCGCGTCGTTCCCAGCCAAGAGCGGCTCCTACAACGACTCCCTGAGCGCGGATGTGTGCCCCTACTACTGCTCCTACTCCGGGTACCACGACGAGCTGCTGTGGGCGGCGTCGTGGCTGCACCGCGCGTCGAACAACGCGACGTACATGGTCGCTGTGAAGCGGCGGAGCACGCGTACGAGCACGCGGTTGTAG